The DNA segment tatgataaatatgattatatataatacTCACTACAAAGTTAAAAGTTGatgttattgatttttttttaaagactgatgttttaaactttaaatataaatggtttaatatttagtaaaaaagaaataataaataataactaagaaaatatttattatttcttattattcataaacatccTTCAATGCCAATGATAATACTGCATCTACAAAACCTATCAAATTTAACTGTATCGTTCCATATTTATGTCTCTTCAACAATCACAGATTCACTTATACATATGTCTCCCTTtcatagaaagaaaatttttcaaaattaaatgaaCTTTATAAGTCCCTGGTACGAGAAcagtctatatatataaaaacacaaaggGCTAAGCCAAAACCATCATCATCCTATGTATAAGTATTAACGATGGCTCGATCATCAGCTAAGGCTGCGATAACTACAATACTAACAGTTATTTCGTTCTTTCTCCCTGGCGGTTTGACCCATTATAGAAGTCCTACCACCTATATTGTCGGAAATGAATTTGGGTGGGACCTGAGTATTCCTGCAGATACTTGGGCAAGCAACAAAACTTTTTACGCTGGGGATATTCTCGGTACAAACTAACGTACATCAGTTTAGTCTATAGTTTAATTTCTCAATAAAATTGTTCGTGAAAAGGTTATTAACAATTTACCCATAAATATTCGCAAATATGTGCATTATCATATTTAAATCTGCGAAGGCACTAATAGTCTAATACTTTTGTTAAACATAACACTAACGTTTTAGACTACATGTCTTGATCcaatatttaaatttagatGATTAGATGTTGATTGAAAATCTTGTAGAATAAAGTAAAATCTATAGCTAccaatttgtatatatatatagtgtaatGTTGGATTGCAGTATTCCGGTACGACTATCAATTAGACAACATGTTGGTTGTAAACCAAACGGGTTACGAAACGTGCATACCAAACGAGGGATATATAGAGTATAATACCGGCGAGGATATGATCCAACTTGCTTACGGTGGCAACTATTTCATCGGAACAGCTACTCCTGGTGACTGTTGGGGTGGTATGAAGTTGGCAATCAACGCTTTGGCCCCAGATAATAAGGACTAATCACTCAAATCTTCTTAACAATCCCTCTAAATCATATTCTAATGAACGAACTATACAGCTTTTTATTATCACTTGTAGTATTGTCCTGTGATAGCTTTTGTATTTTGCTAAAATGATCCATGAGGTCTCTTTGTACATATTTGCCTCTGATGCCATTGAACTTGGCAAGAAATGAATGCTTGATAATATCTATCATCATCTCACAGAAGAAGACCGTAGTAGCATTCTGCAGACTCCAAGTAAAATTACTTATAAGCTTTAGTCCAACTGAACGAGGATTAAGAAACCTGGAAAGAGGCTTGTATGTATAACTATGATTACCACTGAACTAGGTACACTTATGCAGATGAAGTTTCCATTTCGAGATCTTGGCGATGTGTAAGGAGTACGATCTCTTCGGGATCGACGCCGTCGACGAGGAGATCGAGTTCGTCAACGAGATCGGGGAGAGGTTGAGATCCGAGGCGATGAAGCTCGCGGTGGGGCAGAATCTGTTCCCAGTGGAGCAACTGGGTGCACCGTACAGAGCTCTTAGAGCATTTAGGCCGTTGATTTTCTTGGAAACATCTGAAATGGGATCGTCTCCTCTCATCCAGGATCTACCGCCGAGCATCGTCCTGCATCATCTCTACACGAGAGGCCCGGACGAGCTTGAGTCACCGATGCAGAAGAACAGACTGAGTCCGAAGCAGTATTCACTGTGGCTTGATAGCCAAAAAGAGGATCAGATCTGGAAAGGAGTTAAAGCGACATTGGATGATTATGCTTCAAATTGGATCATCTTTAGACACAAGATAACGTATAAGCTCTATACGTTCTCTTCTCTGGCAAGtcaaatgaataaatatttttatcattcttTTGTCTCAAGGAGTTTTCTTCAGTTAAAGTGACAGTATCTCACATACATGTCATGTAAATCAAGATTCATAGTCACACATCATAACATGGTTGGTGTCTTAAATAGAGTTACTGTTTTGTTTGAGGAAGCTCTTGCTTTTGTTTGTCCTATGTTTagatcaatctctctctcttgtgctttttgtttttatttttaaaattattgtcgGGATGATCCTGGACCTAGAGTAAGACTAATCTTTAAGGTCTTTATAAAATCTAGATATTCTTGGCATGTAAGGCGTCTACATAAAAGAAACTTATCGATCCAGCCTGCATGACGTGTTCTAACACTTACACGAACCATTTGCTACACCCTCTTGGTTGCTGAGTTTGGGGGTTTAATCAAGATTTAGGTTAAAGTAATACGAAATTATCAGTTAGCAAACACAAGTACATGAGTAAGGTACATCAAAAGAGAAGTACAAAAAGGGTTTACTCTGAACGAAGGGAGATTCATCATCATATTCAAACACAGAGTTATTTACATACATGGACACATATACAACAAAGTCTGCAACTATTAAGAAcctgctcctcttcttcttcgtcttctagCATCAGTGTCCAACGGAAATAGATCTCTCTCCTAAGCCGAGAGGTGAACGTGAACGTTGACGCCTGGTGATCTCGGAGAGGACCCTTCTCATCTCCGGTTGCTTCAGCGATGGCTGGCTTATCTTCTCAAACTCTCTCTTTATCTTCACCACTTGGCTATGTTTTGGACCATCCTCGTTTCCATTATTGGTCTTGTTCTCCATTTCCACCACACAAAAAAACCTTAAGACACACAAAGAAAACCCTTTATACAACCAACTCTGTTCCAGAAGACACGACACGAGTTGTGTGTGAAAGTAGAAGATAAAATCAGGTTGGTGAGCAACACCAAATTGGTTtgagaaataaatattatacaaagagACGACTTACTCGCTCTTGATCTTATCTCTGTTTTATAAACAAACGTGAGGAATGCGACAAGGACGGTGTTTTCTGCGAAATGTGGTTACGTGTTAGAAACGCTGAAACGCTTGTGACGATATTTCTACAAACTTTGACATTTTTTATACAAGACTGAGAGAAGAGTCGGTTTTTGAACGGTTGAGAGACCAAAAGGCTGCCATGTGGACCGTTGGTCAACTAGAAAGCTTCTAGTGGATATATCCTTTTCAGAACATTTCCTTTGACCAGGCGTTAATCGTTTTCTGTAAACGCATTAGGCTCGTGTTAACTTTTTTGGcattacattaatatatttggaatttacattaatatatttggaATTACATTAATATAAGAAACTTACACATCTCGTTCCTTTTTTTTTCGTTTCCACTCTTTGACCATACCATTCATTTGTGGCTTGTTTTTGACGTCCAAGAAGTTTGTACTCAATTGCTTGAGACTACACTATTGTATAATTTGGTGTGTTTATATGGTTGTGAGTTTTAAAATAAGAGAAACATTGAATTTCAAAAACattgtactctttttctttaaaaaaatatcttgaaTGGTGTTCAGggattttgtatataaattaagATCTCAGAAAATTGGGTAAAGTTTTTTATGTGTTTGCCATAATTTATTACCGAActgtaaaaaaaatcatctaatgAAAAAAAAGCTCTAGAATATAACTaattacaaaagataaaaattatgtgtactgaaaaggtaaatatcaattaaattatactaaaatatattttggttaaaaCATCAATTAGTATTATAcgacaataataattaactaTGTGTTTCTCCTGCATATGCGACCATTAATAAATACATGAATTATTAGttcaaagtatttatatataataatattttatcaaactatatatatatatatatgcttgttataaggttaaatatttttggtaattcTCATgtactataaatattttatacactACAttctttaattataaataatttttaaaatcacaaaatattttatttttgataatacaaaattcattttttactTGATTACTATTTAAGTATACATctttatgtttttagtttgtaccttttataattgaaaaatattcttttcaattaataatatagtatatgttatattaactgataattgattaactaatatgataaataaatatattaatttattaagtgTTATAATGATTTTAACCATTTTAATTTTAACGTAAGAGTTCATAAGTAAGAAATTATTTCAGAAATAATAGTACAAGATAGATTAAGGGTCAACATGAGATATCCTAAATGTTATAGTtttcaaatattcttttatctTATAAAATATGACTTTCATCCttacttttttataaaactttataaatgtaAACAAGTGTCAAAGTAACGGTaacaatgaaaatatgcaaaaaagaaataacaacAATATTAGAGCTGGGAATTTTAATTACTGTCCGCAAGTTTCGCTCCATTGCGGATCGaacaatttgaaaattttgaactgCGGGTGCGGGCACTGGTTGAGATTAGTTTAAGCTGGATGGGTGCGGGTCAGTCAAATTTGAGTCGCGGATAACCATCAAtccgta comes from the Brassica napus cultivar Da-Ae chromosome A7, Da-Ae, whole genome shotgun sequence genome and includes:
- the LOC125576183 gene encoding basic blue protein-like: MARSSAKAAITTILTVISFFLPGGLTHYRSPTTYIVGNEFGWDLSIPADTWASNKTFYAGDILVFRYDYQLDNMLVVNQTGYETCIPNEGYIEYNTGEDMIQLAYGGNYFIGTATPGDCWGGMKLAINALAPDNKD
- the BNAA07G38570D gene encoding uncharacterized protein BNAA07G38570D yields the protein MENKTNNGNEDGPKHSQVVKIKREFEKISQPSLKQPEMRRVLSEITRRQRSRSPLGLGERSISVGH